Within Vicia villosa cultivar HV-30 ecotype Madison, WI linkage group LG1, Vvil1.0, whole genome shotgun sequence, the genomic segment TTAGGTTTTACTTTCGAGTTTTCTAATATGCAATAGTGTTTTAATGGTTCTGATACTTGCGAGTGTGACTCGTTTCCGTGCTGTTACTGGTTATgtgattttgttttattatatatttatttattttgttgcatTTTTAGTTGTTTGTAAAATGTTTGTTGAAGATTTGCATTTAACATTAGATCTTACttttttttgctctctttttGATTGTAGATAAAAGATCTATTTCAGATAAAGTAGTTTGATTACTGGAAAAATGGACGTGCCTGGTGGAATAAGGAAAATCAGTTCTCACTGTTCGATCTCTGAGATGGACGACTTTGATCTCTCTCGTTTGCTTGATAAGCCGAGGCTAAACATAGAGAGACAGAGATCGTTTGACGAGAGGTCGCTTAGTGAACTGTCTGTTGGTTTTGCGAGGGCTGGATTGGATAACTATGACAATTGCTCGCCTGGAGGAAGATCTGGTTTTAACACACCTGCTTCGTCTACTCGGAACTCGTTTGAGCCTCATCCGATGGTTGCCGATGCCTGGGAATCTCTCCGAAAATCTCTAGTCTATTTTAAAGGCCAACCTGTCGGCACAATTGCAGCTGTTGATCATCAGTCAGAGGAAGTTCTAAATTATGATCAGGTGAATTTCTTAATAAGTACTAAAATTCAATATTTCAATATGTACACTAGTTTTCAAATCTGTCAGTCATTGAAGCTTTAATCGACTAATCAAGGTGCAATAAATTAAACTGTCCTGAATATGCTTCTTAGTTTGGATGTAATTTTACTCTATACTTGGAAATGGGTTATGATGTATATTATGTATAATTTACATTTATTACTAAAGGTTTTCGCATGCCACGTGAACCTGAAATACTATATAAATCAAGGGTCTTACTAAATTCTATAATACAATCTGTGGTAACAGTAAATTATAAATACATTCTGACTTTATTATTACCAGTGTTATCAAATAGCGGTGCCATGGCCGCTGTGGCAGATAACATGGCAGTTTTTGGGCTTGCCGCAATGGTAAGTATCGGCCGATATTGCTGGTTTTCTGCCATAATCTGCTATAAAGGCGCTGCAAAAGCGGCCGGCATGGCGGTACTTTGGCTCTCTGCCATCGACAACACTGAGTATTACCCAAATTATGGATCTAATAATACTACGTAAAACGTACAACAGGTGCTCTAGTGTATATTTGATTTTCACGGAATCATTATGCTTAAAATATGCTGAAATCCCTTCATTCCCAAGGATTTAGAAATTAATATAACATCTGGATGTTTGATATTATTCAGGGAAATCTTTCTTTTAACAAACAACCTAGCTTTCTTCACTGTTTAAAGATAACAATCTTAGATCACTGCTGGTGAAAATTCTGCTCAGAAAAGAACAAAACAGACAATAGAAAACACAGCCGTAACTGTGATAATGATTCATTAAAAGATAGCCTTAAATGACAATACAACAGTTTATGGCGCGGTTAATTCTCAATAGCCATAATTTCCTGGATGTGTTAACTTTTCTTGTTTTGCCCGTCTCACAGTTACTTTTGACATGCCTTGTGTGTATATTGTTAAACTTGTATCATATATTTTCTGCCAGTGAATAATTATTGATTTTGAGAAGAAGCTCTGCAGTTTTGTTCATTGTTGCCTCCACAAAGCACTGGACTTAATCTTTATACTTTTACAGTGACGGAGAACATCTAAGAATGAGTATGATATCTGATGGTGACGTTATCCTTTTTAGGTTTTTGTTCGAGATTTTGTTCCAAGTGCTCTAGCCTTTTTGATGAATGGTGAACCAGAAATAGTAAAGAACTTCTTATTGAAGACACTGCATCTTCAAGGGTGGGAAAAAAGAGTAGATCGATTTAAGCTTGGGGAGGGTGTGATGCCAGCTAGTTTCAAAGTCCTTCATGATGCAGTTAGGAAAACAGATACTCTTATTGCAGATTTTGGTGAAAGtgcaattggaagagttgctccTGTTGACTCTGGGTTCTGGTGGATCATTTTACTACGCGCTTACACAAAATCTACTGGAGACTTAACTCTGTCTGAATCTGACAGTTGTCAAAAAGGAATGAAACTTATATTGACTCTATGCCTGTCAGAGGGGTTTGACACATTCCCAACTCTGCTTTGTGCTGATGGATGCAGCATGATTGATCGAAGAATGGTAAGGCTTACTCTGCATTTGTTTCATAGCATGTAATATAATTCGTATATTGATGGTGTTTATTGCATTCTATTAATTATAATTTCCAATTTATGGTTCAAGGACATGCAAATTTAATTAGTTTTGTTATTACAATTCTTAGTGTTCTTCAACTTTGTCAAATTTCTTGTAATGTAGTGGCAACGCATTATTGAGCATTACAAAAaagttctttccaaataattttaAACTCTTGAATATAGTTTCATTTCCTTGGTGGAGTTGAGGTTCAACTCAtatttgggatgattttgaagaACTTTCCAGCATTATTAATTGTTTCCTTATTCCTGCAGGGTGTTTATGGATATCCTATAGAGATTCAAGCACTTTTCTTCATggcattgagatgtgctttgtcAATGCTCAAGCAAGATACTGCTGATGGAAAGGAGTGTGTAGAGCGTGTTGTGAAGCGCTTGCATGCCCTAAGTTTTCACATGAGAAGCTACTTTTGGCTTGACTTCCAGCAACTAAATGACATTTATCGGTACAAGACAGAGGAGTACTCCCATACTGCAGTAAATAAGTTTAATGTTATTCCGGATTCAATTCCAGATTGGGTGTTTGACTTTATGCCAACACGTGGCGGCTACTTCATTGGAAATGTCAGTCCGGCTCGAATGGATTTTCGATGGTTTGCTCTTGGTAATTGTGTTGCAATTCTTTCTTCTTTAGCAACTCCAGATCAGTCAATGGCAATCATGGATCTTATTGAAGCTCGTTGGGATGAGTTGGTTGGTGAAATGCCACTAAAAATTAGTTACCCTGCAATAGAAAGTCATGAGTGGCGAATTGTTACTGGTTGTGATCCCAAAAATACCAGATGGAGTTACCATAATGGAGGATCTTGGCCAGGTTCTCTCTTTCTCTAATCATGCTTAGTAATTCTAAGTTCATTTATAACATTTACTTAGTACATGGTTCATCGACTTAGTTCTAGACTGTCTTTATAGAAAATGCTGTGTAGTCAAATTTGGTATTTATGGGTGTGATTTAATTAGTGGTTCAGTAGGGTGACTGTTCCTTCTCGAGGCATATACATTTTGAAGTTATATCAGTTCCTTCAATATGATACGGAATAAAATTGTAAAAGTGCCTAGaaccaatatattttttatgtaaacatTCATAGTTTTGATGTTGTTCTCTGActtttcatttcattttgtttCTTGCTCGAGTGCAGTGCTCCTGTGGCTAGTAACGGCTGCTTGCATCAAGACAGGGAGACCACAAATAGCAAGACGTGCAATTGAGCTCGCTGAGAGTCGTTTGCTGAAGGATGGATGGCCTGAATATTATGATGGTAAACTTGGAAGATATGTGGGCAAACAAGCAAGGAAATACCAAACATGGTCTATTGCAGGTTACCTGGTGGCCAAGATGATGCTGGAGGATCCCTCACACTTGGGAATGATTTCCCTTGAAGAAGACAAGCAGATGAAACCAGTGATTAAAAGATCATCTTCTTGGACTTGCTAAAGCATTGTGAACACTTCAAAagataaatagtaaaaaaaaaaagaaagaatagagAAAACTTAGAAGGTGAGATATCGGTGTTTCTCATTTCACGGCAGAATTCTTTGTGATTTTGTTTTTCGTAGGCCTGATTGGAAGTTTGGCTTGTGTAAAATACCTGCCGCCGAGACTGGCATCATGCTTTTCCCCAAATAATTAAGACATTTCAGTTTTTGTTACATTTGTTCCATGCTACTCTCTTGTTTGTTGCTTTGGATTTATTAGATAAGAAAAATTATGATTCTTCATTAAATTTAAGTGTTTACTGACAATTATCAATAATCATGAAACTAAAGCTTTGGCTTTCTTTGTATACATAAATTTGGAACTTATACATTACGAAGAAAAATTGTTAAGTGTGAAATTTGTACTATTTCAGTGTTTTATTTGGCTCCATAAAAGATGAagtaaacattttttttttgcagtAACTACATCGAAATACTTTTGGCATTCGGACCTATTTTAATAGGTTATCATGTCATTTTATCAATTGCAACTAAGGCAACTTTTTGCTTTCGCACCGGTTCCGACCTACATAGTAGGTCGACTAATCCGGCTCGTGCTACGGAGGCACGTGCACTGGCCAAGTGTTGTTTCTGCcaggaatcgaactcggtatttTCCGAATATCGTCCTTTGCAGAGACTCGTTTGCCACTTTAGTGCTACACAATTGCAGACTAGTTCTCTGCAGCATTTATATATTAgttaaatttttctttttaaaatttattatgtaTGAAATATAAAGCTTTTcgaaaactttttttatttaaaaatattttaagcaATGCTCTTTAAAAGCGTGGTCATTTtgaagatataatttttttttgaataatcagttattgaaaaaaaacacaaataacTATGTTTcagtagggatggcaacgggtgcccgcGGGTACGGGTTTTATACTACCCAAACCCACACCCGAAATTATCactcgaacccaaacccaaaagctattcgggtgacaaaataacacccacgtccacacccgttgggttcgagtTTTTTCACCgaaacccgcaacaaaatacataaaatatatttttactattttcttacaactttccataatatatatatatatatatatatatatatatatatatatatatatatatatatatatatatatatatatatatatatatatatatatatatatattcgggtgtgatttcggATTTCGGGcgcgggttttcacccgttgactcgggttcgggtgcgggtgggccccgcgggtttgggtctgttTGCCATCCCTATGTTTCAGAAGTATTTACGCAATTAATCAAGTTTCTCGCCATTTCATCTGGCACATTGGTGTGACTTTTACACGTGACGCTACCTCATTTAGCGCATGCATTTGAAAAAGTAAAGCATGCGCCACTTCACTTGGCGCGTATAAGTGACAATGCATCTTGATGAACATACGCACATGCCGCAATGACTTGAGAGCATGACATACAAAAGGCTTGAAACTTTTCGCAATCGCACCAACAAG encodes:
- the LOC131643706 gene encoding alkaline/neutral invertase CINV2-like; the protein is MDVPGGIRKISSHCSISEMDDFDLSRLLDKPRLNIERQRSFDERSLSELSVGFARAGLDNYDNCSPGGRSGFNTPASSTRNSFEPHPMVADAWESLRKSLVYFKGQPVGTIAAVDHQSEEVLNYDQVFVRDFVPSALAFLMNGEPEIVKNFLLKTLHLQGWEKRVDRFKLGEGVMPASFKVLHDAVRKTDTLIADFGESAIGRVAPVDSGFWWIILLRAYTKSTGDLTLSESDSCQKGMKLILTLCLSEGFDTFPTLLCADGCSMIDRRMGVYGYPIEIQALFFMALRCALSMLKQDTADGKECVERVVKRLHALSFHMRSYFWLDFQQLNDIYRYKTEEYSHTAVNKFNVIPDSIPDWVFDFMPTRGGYFIGNVSPARMDFRWFALGNCVAILSSLATPDQSMAIMDLIEARWDELVGEMPLKISYPAIESHEWRIVTGCDPKNTRWSYHNGGSWPVLLWLVTAACIKTGRPQIARRAIELAESRLLKDGWPEYYDGKLGRYVGKQARKYQTWSIAGYLVAKMMLEDPSHLGMISLEEDKQMKPVIKRSSSWTC